TGAATGTGAATGTACATTTGAAAACCTTGTGGAAGAATTACAACCATATGATTTTGCGGTAAATCACAGAGGCTGTCTTGTAAATCTGAGACATATTGAGAAGATACAGGGATTTCATATTTATCTGGACAATGGGAAAGAACTGTCCCTTGCACAAAAAAGAAACTCTGATTTCCGGGAAGAAATGAATAAATTTTTGCAGAAAACCCAGAGGAGAGAATAGAAGATGGATAAGATTTTACTTGCGATATGTAATGGACTTTCCTGTTTTATTATCTGTACAATTCTTTTTCAATTTATGAATGAAAGATATAAGAAAAGTTACAGCAATAAAACTTTGTACATAGCAGCAGAGATAGCGATGGGAATCACTGCATTTGGCATAAATATGCTGAACTTTGCAATATTGAATCTGCTGATATGGTTTGTTGGAGTTGGTGTAACGGTATATTTTCTGTATTACGAAGATGCAGACAGACCAATCCGTAGAATCACTGAGTGTGAAGTACTGGTTTTATGTATGTCTGTATGTGAAACGCTGGGAGTGCTTCTGTTACACTGTTTTTTGCAGATTTGTGGAATATCAAATATTGATGTGGTCATGCAATATTGTCTGGAAGTGACATTTTCAAAGATAGTGCTGATTTTCCTATACTATGTTTTGATAAACAGATTGATAAAAAGGACAGAGGTAGCCTGTTCCAGAGAACAATATATCATATATGGAATCCTGCTTTTTTACAGTCTGGTCAATATGCTTGTGATTGTGCAGAATTTCAGGGATGGACAGAAAAGCTATCTGTCAGCGGTAAATATGGGTTGCATCGTTTTGGCTGACCTGTATCTTTTGTATTATGTCAAAATGGCAGACGAAAAGAGATACTATGAAAACCGCGTAAAGGCATTGGAGCAACAGGCAAAAATGCAGTATGAGTATTATCTTGCACAGAATGAAAAATATAGTCAGACAGTACGGATATTACATGATGTGGATAAGCATATCAGGGCTATCGAGAATTTGTATGGAACAGAGAGGGAGCATACGGCTGGCGAATATGCAGAGGCAATCAGAAGTACACTGGCACCACTGATTCCTATATCTTACACAGAGAATCCGATACTGAACATTCTGCTGACAGATAAAAATGCTGTCATGCAGGAGAAAGGGATACATTCGGACATTAAGATAGACAATGTAGAATTATCTTACATAGAGCCGATAGACATAACAACTATTTTCGGGAATCTGCTGGACAATGCGATTGAAGCTGCCGCAAATGCTGACGGAGACAAATACATTTTTATTAAAATCAGTGCCTATCATAAGATGACGGTAGTTCATATAGAAAACAGTTGTGGAAAGGTAAAATGGAAAAAACGTATGCCGGTATCAGATAAGGGAAAAGGCAGAGGGATAGGACTCTTAAATGTGAAACAGAGCATAGATAAGTATGATGGGGATTTACAATTAAAACAGGATGGAAACAGATTTGTAGCAGATTTGTTTCTGAATTCATGAAAAGGGCGGTTTCGTCCTTTTTTGTGCTCAAATCGTAGTTGGTGCAAAAAAATCGTAGTTGGTGCAGAGCGTATAAAATATGAGAAGAATAGTGCCGATAAAACTATAAAAGAATGGAACATGATATAAGTTATATTAAGGATATTGGTGATATTATGAATATTTTTTTTAACAGTCGAATTTATACCAATCAGTCATTCATTAATACGCTGTATGGGCAACAACGAAAAACTACAAGAAGTCAAGATGCAGGTTGCAGCGGTACAAGAGATACTTTAACGATAAGCGCATCAGGAAAGGAAAAGCTTGTAAAAAATACGAAAGGAAGAACACATAATACAAATGTTGACAAAAGTATTGATTTGAAATCCTATATAGCTTCAGCCCAAAAAACAAATCAAAAAATAATTGATAATGCAGGGACACAGATTAATGCGAAAACAAGTGAATATATGAGTACAGGTAAGGCTTTTAGGGGAGACCAGTTATGAAGATTTATAATAATATGAATATTACATATTCTGCAATCGAACAAAACAGCAGAAAAAATACAAAGCAAAATATTCCGGCAGATTTAGAAAAGAAAATGACACAGTACACAGATACACTTTCTATTTCAAAGACAGGGCAGGAAATCTTTAAGCATTTATCATCAGTTAGTTTTATGGATTATGTCAATCGGTTTGAAAATGAAGTAACAGAGGTATTTGCAAAGGAAGATACGACACAGGGGGTGAAGTCAGATACTTTTGAACATCATGTAAACAGAATGGCAAAAGCATATAACAAAATGAAAAACAGCATTGAAGAAAAATATGCGGCACAAGATTATGAGCAAGAGTATTATGTGACGGAATCGGGCAAAATTGAGGAATTAACCAAAGAAAAAGAACTGGATATGCTGAATCAGGCATATGAAAATCACAGTAATTTTATGGCAACTTCCACAGAAATCTGGTCAGAATTACAGGATTTTACACCATCGGTAGTTTACCATAAAGGAAGTGAACAGACAGCAAATGAACAGAACATAGGTGAGAACCAGGAGAATACTGCAAGATCTAAAGAAAAGGGGGTTATCCAAAATTCGGCATATCAGGCATTTTTATCTGCCATCCAGTCGGATAACCAGAAATTATCGCAGCAGTATTCGGGTGATTGGAAAGATTTAAGGCTAAATCTGAATGTATCAGATGGTGATCGGAAAATGCTTAATGGTATTTGGGATTATTATGCTATGGAGAGTGAATAGATTCCGAATGACAGAGGAATGAAAATAATTGGAGGAAACGAAAATGAGTATAGCAGGAATTAACGGTTATAATTATTCAAATTATTATACAGGAACAAAAAGAAACACTGCGAAAGCAAACGGTATGAATTCTGGTTTGTTATCAAATGTAAGTAGTACATCTTCTAATATTACATTACATATGTCGGGAACGGGAGATAGTGGAAATGCATTAACAGCAATAGGATTTCCGGATGGCAGTAGTGCATCTGTATATAAATCAGATACATATGATTCGGCGAACCCGGAATACAGGGTAAGATATTGGGACAAAGAAGGAAATTACACAGATACAAATGTACAGATAAATGGTGTTAATCCAAGAAATGCAAGTTATTTGGAAATGCTTGCATATACAACATATAGTGATGTAGAAGGCTTTACGAAAAATGCTTTTGGAGATTTCATGAATGCGGCTGGTGGTGTGAATGGCAACATCACTTATGATTCTGACAGCATAAATGAAAAGAAAGACTATATGAGCATGATTAAAGAATTTATGCAGTTACAATATGATTCGAACAACTTATCAGGTTATCTGTCATATAAGGAATTGTATGATTACATAAATGACAGAACAGAGAGGTGATTCAATTAAATGGAAATATCAAATAATTATAGCACAGCAAAAGTGTGGAACACATCGAATAAAAATGTTTCTAAATCTTCTGAAAAAAACAAATGGAAATTAACGGATTCTTTAAAAGAGAAGATTGTTGATCTGGCAAAAAAAGATGCACAGGACAATGTATATATGGGAAATGCATTTATGAATTTGAGAAAGACGGAAGTAAGCAAAGTAGCCCCGAATAGAGCTGCTTTAATTGGAAAGTTTAGTCAATCAATGAATTCAGGTAATATGTCAGCAATGAAAGAAGTTGAGGAAGCAGACAAAAAATGGCTCTGTATGTTGTTTGGAATACCTTATGAGGCAAAATATCAGGGAACAGGGACAGGCTCGGCAATTCATGTATACAATGAAGATGGCGAAGAAGTTTTGACCTATACAGGGGGAGTAGGCTGGCAGAAAAAAGAAACAAAAGCAGAGTCACAGGTTCATTCAGCATTAAAAATGACATATTATGAGGCATTTAGTGAGGCGAGAAAAGCATTAAATAGTGAAGAAAAGGCTGGCAGTATAAACGAAGACATAATATCACAAGGCAACTTCGATATGAAAGCGTAAAATGTGTGATTTAATAATGTGTCTTATATGGGAATGAGCAATGTATGGCAATGTTCAGGAAACAAAAAATCTAATGAGTCATTATGAAAGTGACGGTGATTATGTTAATTATAAAGTGTCACGTGATTAATAAGGAGGACTTGCACTATGCAGATTAATGCTAATTATTCTGTGAATGGCGTGCCGTATGATAATAAACGTAAGCAGAATAATATCCCTCAATTTAGTACGGAATGTGCGGTTCAGGAAAATGAAAATATAAATCCATATATGGCAGAACCACTGGTATATGTATGTGACTGTTATCAAAAATTTAATGTAGTGACAGGGATGCCCAAGAGTAACTTCGGAGATTCTTTTGGCTATGATATGCAGAAAGATATATCCAGTCATATGACCAATTTTTATGCCGGAAAGGTGAGCAGGGGTGAACTTAATTCCTATTTTGAGGAATGTTGTACTTCCATGCGTACCTATCGGACAAGTCAGCATCAGACATCCGGAACCAATGAAGCAGATAATACGCAAATCGTAAGTGAGATGTATGAGGTATTTGCAAAAGAAAATGCAAGGGCAGCAAGTCAGGCAAACTATCAGGAAGGAAAAGCATTGAATGAGAAATACTATTCTGATAGTCACAGTGACTGGACTTATTATAATTCAGATTATTACTATCAATGCAATGAAACCAATGCGGCATTGAGGGAATCTGTCAAGCAAATGATCGAAAAATGGGATTTGGATGAGATTGACTGTGATAAAATCGAAGCAAATTCCAGTCTTACATTAGATGGTGGTTTTGATTTTAACAGCACATGGAATTTTGAGTTTAGAAATCAGGCTGGCAGGAGCAGTCTGGCAAAGGAATCAGCGATACCGCCTGAGAATTTTAAGATGTTTTTCAAGGAACAGGTAACATCTTTTACAGAGGACAATAAATTTAATGGAAATCTGAAAATAACAATCGGAGAGAATAATTACGATTTAAAGGTTCCATTTCAGACGTTACGCACCGGATCGGAAGGGGAAATTTGTAATGTCTGGGATTTGATGGAAGATTATTATCCGAAGTCAGAAGATACCTCTAAAGTTAAAAATTTCCTGGGGAATATGTCTGTATTTACACGGTGGTATGCATATGAAACAAGAATTAATGACATATTTGGTGATTATGAAGTGTCACATAAGGAGTTGAGTTAATGGGTATATCATTGTCAGGTATAGGAACTGTTGGAAAAGAGCAATTAATTTCCTCATGCAGTAACGGAGAACCGAATTGGTCTTATATTCCAACAAAAGGGAAAAGTTCAAAAACGCATGCGGAATTTGTTAGTGAAATTAAAGAACTGGCACGACGAGCAGCTACGACAGCAAATAAGACAGAGTACGAATATATTTCCAGACAGGTTCTTGGTTTACGGGCAGAATATCTATCAGATGTTGCACCTGATAGAAAACAATTATATGAACAGGCTAAAAATACTATAAAAAAACAAACTGGCAATTCGAAATGCAAAGGATGTGGAGAATTATCATTATTGGATTTTTTGGAGAAGGCAGAAGGAAAAAGCAGTAATTTTGCTGAAAAGAAGTTTGCACTGGCGGGAGGAGGAACATTGAATTGTCCAATTCTAACTACTGGTGGTTATGGTGCTGAAATTCAGTATCAGGGAGTAACGGTATTATCTAATCTTGGAAATGGCTGGGGCTATGAGATGACACCAGCGGAACTTGCAAAAAAAGATGAATTTTATTCTATTTATTGGAGCGAATATAATTTCGTAAAAGAGAATGGAAGTTCAGAATTGAGAGAGATGCCGGATTATTTGGATCAGGATAGACCATCTTTTGAAGCCAGAGCATAAAATAAATATTGTGCGCAAGGAAAAAATGAGCATAGGAGCAGTGCCAGGTGGCACTTTTGATTTTTCACGTGAAGTCCAGAACTTTATGATAAGATTCATAATCGAAACAATTATGCCGATATATAGAAAAGAACAGGTAAACGGATTTACGATGTGATATGTACAAGGAGGACAACGGATATGTCAATGAATGTAAGCACAACCACGGCTGCTTATGCAAGTTACCAGAACAACTACAAGACTGGTACAGCAAATAAGAAAAAGAAACAGCACAAACAACAGAAAATACGAAATTAAAGAAAAATACGACTGAAAGCATCGCTGAAAAAAATCTCAGTAAAGCGGCACAAAAAATGCTGGAGAATTTGCGTGGATCAAGAAACGACATGGATTTTATGGTTGCCGATTTTGAAAATGGTGATAATGCCAAAGATATTTTAGCCCAAAGTGATAAGGAGTATACGGTTATTTTCTCAAAGGAAGAAATGGAGAAGATGGCGTCTGATCCGAAATATTATGCAGAAAAAATGCATAGCATTGAGGGAGCTTTGCGTATGTCAGATGAAATCAATGCCCAGTTCGGCTTTGAAAGAGCATTTGGTAAGACTAACGGTGGTGTAGATGCTGATACAAAAATAACAAAATTTGGCATCTCTTTTAATAGTGACGGAACTACAACCTTCTTTGCACAATTGGAAAAATCATCAGCCAGTCAGAAAGAATATCTTGAAAAGATTCAGGAAAAGAAAGCTGAGGAGAAAAAGAGGCAAAGAAAAAGGAACAGTCCAAGCAAATCGAAGTACGAAAAACTACAGTTCAGGCAAATTCAAAAGAAGAACTTTTGGATAAGATCAAAAACATTGACTGGGATTCCATTAAACCGGAGGAGAATAAAATCGGCGGAAGGTTTGATTTTTCAATTTAGTGAATTTGGAACAGATGAAATATATGCCAATATGGAGGAATAATATTATGCAGATAACAAGAGATAATTATTCGCAATATGCTCAAATGGTTCAGCAGATGTTCGGGAAAAAAGCAAGTTCAAATGATCCGTTAGCACAATGTGATTATGGCAATTTTTCATTAAGATTTAAGCCTGTGGATATTAACTTTACAAAACCGAACTGGGATACTATCATGACAAAACGAGATAAACCTGCGATGTCAGAAGAAGAATTTGACGAAGCAATAAAAGAACTTGCAAGAAAAGAATTTGTTACTGGAAAAAGGGATGATGATGCTTACCGAAAATTGTGTATGCAGCATGGAGAAACAGTATCTCCTGATAGAAAGGCTATATATGAATCAAGCATGAAAAAAACTGGTGGCAAAATGAATGCTGCATGTATGTTTTGGGATTCAAAAGGTAATAAAACGCTTTCTTATAATCCAGAGTCAAGAAACTGGAAAGCTATAAGTACAGATGAAGAATTTGCAAGAGCAAGAGTGTTTACATCAATTTATAATGATGAGTTAGCCCGTTTGAAGGAAGAGTATGGCGAAAAAGCGAAAGGAAATGTTTCTTATAGCAAAATAAAGGCAGATATATCCGCAGAGGAATCAAAGGAAAAGAACAATAATGAAGGAAATACTATTGATTTGCAGATTTAGATTGTTGATTGCGTTTTAGTAAATAGTAGATAAAAAACGGAAAGATATTCATCGCTGGTAGCGGCATTGAGTTCATAAATTACTACTACTCTAGATAAAAGTAGTATTCCGATAAGTTAAAAGATAAAGCAGATGCAAATAGACACGAATCCCAGCGTATACCAATGAAGGAGTTTATTTCATTTCTTTAATAGTGCAGACATGACTAAAAGACAGGGCAGTGAACCAATAATGGTTTACTGCTCTTTTCACAACAAAAAAAGGTCATTTCACAACAACTGTGGCAGATATAATCTGTTCGTCCGATATAATAAATATATTTATCAGACAAAAAGGAAGTGGCAAAATGCAAATAGCTATCTGTGATGATGAAGTATCTATGGTTCAGATACTGGAAGAAAAGATAAAAAAGTTATTGCCGGATGCGGTTATAGATAAATATTTATCGGGTGATGAACTGATCGCAAGTGGCAGTAAGCCGGATATTCTTTTTCTGGATATTCAGATGCCGGGAATGGATGGGATGGAAACGGCAAAGATGCTTCGTCAGGACAATGAGAATATGATACTCATTTTTGTGACAGCAGCAGAGGAGTATGTTTTTCAGGCATTTGATGTCGGAGCATTTCATTATCTGGTTAAGCCATTTTCCGATGAGAAATTGAAAGAGGTTGTGACAAAGGCAGTCCATAACATAAAAAGGAGTTCCAGACTTGAAAAAGACGAAAAGTATATTATGGTACAGACCGCCGGAAGTCATATAAAGATTTTTCTGCGTGATATTGTGTATGCCGAGGTGTATAACCGGAAAGTTATTATCCATACACGAAGTACGGATATTGAATACTATGGTAAATTACAGGAATTAAGTGATATGGCAGGAACAGATTTTTTCCGAACACACAGAGCCTATCTTGTGCATTTTAAATATGTAGAAAAATATGATGCAACTTGTGTAACTATGAAAAATGGAACTGCATTGATTGCAAAAAAGAATTATCCGGAGTTTGTGAGGAGGTATCTGAAGTATAACCAGAGGAAAGGAAATGAAGTCAGATGAGTTTAGTGGAAAGATGTTGGATGATCACATCGAAGTTTTCTGTTATTGCAATTTTGATTATTACAGGAATCTGTTTTGGTGTTTTTGTATATCCATATATGAAAAAGAAAAGGGAAGCTGCTCTGGTCAGTATTGTTTATATTGGAATTATGTCTGTGCTGTATCTGATACCGCAGCAGATTGGCAATTTTTCTGCATATATGCTGGGGGTTGTGGCTGCATTTCTTGTGATGTATATACAGGACAGAAGAAACATCTATCAGAAAATATTTCTTGCAGTGACATTTTTTTCTATCCGTTGGCTTGCGGTTGCAATGGCAGACAGACTGGATGATTTTATCACAAAAGCTCTGGTTTTTGGGAATACGATTGCAGGAAGACAATGGCTGCAATATGGACTTTATGCTGGAACGAGAATTCTGGATATTGTGCTTTGTATCGTTTTCCTTGCAGTTGCAATCGGTCTGATCAATAAAGCATATGTATACAAAAATGATGAAATGAACGTTAAAGAGCTGGTAATGCTCATCATACCTTCTCTTGTGGGAGTTACAGGATATGGCATTCTGCAATATTATCTGAATATTTATGAAAAAGATACAGGAAAGAGCCTGACAGATACCTATGGATTTTATGGAGCTTTAAGCTTTGTGCATTATTTTATCTCTATCATAGCAATTCTTGTTATGACTACGATGTTTCAAAACTGGAAGGTGGCACAGGAAGAACAGACAGGTCAGGAGCTGGTATTAAATCAGGTCAGTAATATGAAAAAGCATATCGGGGAAGTGGAAAAGCTGTATCAGGATATCCGCAGCCTGCGTCATGACATGGGGAATCATATACAGATGCTGGAACATCTTGTGGCAGAGAATCATATGGATGATGCAGCAGAATATATGGAGCATTTGAAAAAGGAGTGGAATGAAATATCTCCTGAGATAAAAACGGGGAGTCCTGTCATTGATGTGATTCTGATGGAAAAGTTAAGAGAAGCAAAGGAAAAGCAGATTCGTTTTATATCAGATTTTCATTATCCGGGGGATACGAAATTAAATGCATTTGATTTAAGCGTGATCTTAAACAATGCACTGGATAATTGCATGGAAAATGTAAGTGGAGAAAATCCTTATATCAGTATCTCTTCTTTTCGGAAAAACAGTATTTTTATGATAACCATAAAGAACAGATATGAGGGAGAGTTAAATTATAAGGACAGTGATCTGCCGGAAACAACGAAATCCGGGAAGGAGCATGGAATTGGACTGCATAATATCCGGAGGGTTGCAAGGATGTATATGGGAGATATATCTTTAGAGCAGGAGAATCAGGAAGTGGTTCTAAGTATTATGTTACAGGTAGAATAAGGACAAAAAGCACCTTCGAGGTGTTTTTTATTTGCTTCACAACAAAAAAAGGGCGGTTCACAACATCGCTGTTTATTGTAAAGAAAGATATGCCGAAAGAATCAGTAAAGAGAAATCATGTTGTACAGATTTTTTAGGAAACGGATTTCAGAATTTAAGCTCAAGGAGGCCAAATCCTCTCCTCGCCATGGGGGTCGGATTTTGCTTCGCAAAACAAGGAGGCTAAATCCTCTCCTCGCCATGGGACTCGGATTTTGCTTCGCAAAACAAGGAGGATTAAAATGAGAATCAATGGATTTAGTGGGACAAATACGCAGACAGGAACAATGGGAATGACACAGGGGAATGATTCTGTAAGTAAAAATATTCAGAATCAGATTGCAAATGCACAGCAGAAGCTACAGGATTTATCATCGAATGAAGAAATGTCATTAGAGGATAAGATGAAAAAGCGTCAGGAGATACAGCAGGAGATTAACAATCTCAATCAGCAGTTAAGACAGCACCAGATCGAGCAGAGAAAGGAACAGCAGAGTAAAAATTCGTCATCTATGGATGATATGGTGGCTGGAACAAGTAACACTTCTAAAAAGAAAGACACCGGATTGTCACAGGCAAGTATGCAGGCGATGATCTCCGCAGATTCTTCCATGAAACAGGCAAAGGTGCAGGGAAGTATGGCAACACAGATACAGGGACGTGCCAGTGTGCTTGAATCTGAAATCAAACAGGATGCCGGAAAAGGAAATACTGAGAAGAAGGAAGAAGAACTGGCAGAGCTGCAGGCAAAGGCACAGTCTGCGACAGCAGCACAGATGTCTACACTTGCAGATGCAAATAAATCAGTAGAAGAAGCTGCAAAAGCGGAGAACAGCAATACAGAAGACACTGCAACAAAGAACAATACTGATAAATCCGAGAAAACACAGGAATCTGCGGGGGCTGCGGCAGAGGAGACAGACAGCGTAAAGAATACGGATATCAAAGGGGAAACACAGGTGACAGTAGAAACACCGACTCTGGAAAATGCACAGAATGCAACACAGCAGGCAGTGTATACACCGATTGATATTCGTTTATAGTTGGTAAAGGAGAATGGTATTATGTCAGAGATTAAGAGTTTTAGTGATTACAAAAGTAAATATAACAGCAATGTAGATTATTCCGCATTATTTGGAGAAACTTCCGACAGTTCATCCGTAGGAAACACCAATATGCTTTCTGATTATGCTGCGATTAAAAACGGAAGCTATGGAAAACTTATGAAAGCATATTATGCAAAGCAGGATGCAGAAAAATTATCGGGGAAAGGCGATACTTCACAGAAGCTTACACTGATGAAAACAAGTGCGGATTCCCTGAAAAAATCAGCAGATGCACTAAACGATGCGTCACTCTGGGAAAAAAAGAAAATAAAAAAGAAGGATGAAAAGACCGGGGAAGAAACAGAGGTAGAGGATTATGACTGGGATGCAATTACCAAAAAAGTGAAATCTTTTATTGATGATTATAATGATGTTGTTAAGGAGGCAGGAGAATCCAATACAAAAGATGTCCTTAGAAATGCTTCATGGATGACAGGCATGACAGACAAAACCAGTCATTTACTTTCTAAAATAGGTATTACCATAGGAAAGGGTAACAAGCTGGAGCTGGATGAAGATGAATTGAAGAAAGCAGATATCAGTTCATTGAAAACGGTTTTTACAGGTTACAATTCCTTTGCAGGCAAAACAGCCCAGAAAGCAACTGGTATATCAAATGCTGCGAACCGCGCAAGTGCGACTTATACAAACAATGGTACATATTCTAAAAAGGATTCCTCTCTAACGTCAAGTAAGATAGATAAGGAAGTATAGTATGTTAAGCCTAAATGACAAGAAGAAAAATCTTTTGTATTAATTTGTCGGGAAGGAGGAACCAGATGAGTTTTACAGTCAATTTATCCGGTGGAGGTTTACTGATAAATAGATTTAATAGTTCTAATATGTTGAAAAGTACACAGGAAAAATTGCAGCGACAGCAGGAACGGGATAATAAGGTGGCTTTTTTTGAAGCACAAAAAGAAAATTTGAAAAACCGAAAGGCTGACAGTTTGGAAGAAATCTCTGAAAAGCTGGAAATGTTTCATAATTATGAGGATGAAATTGCGGCAGCAAATCAGGAGTATAATAATTCACAGATGTTTCATGTCATGGACGAGGCAGAAGAACATGGCGAAAAG
The Roseburia rectibacter DNA segment above includes these coding regions:
- a CDS encoding sensor histidine kinase, which gives rise to MDKILLAICNGLSCFIICTILFQFMNERYKKSYSNKTLYIAAEIAMGITAFGINMLNFAILNLLIWFVGVGVTVYFLYYEDADRPIRRITECEVLVLCMSVCETLGVLLLHCFLQICGISNIDVVMQYCLEVTFSKIVLIFLYYVLINRLIKRTEVACSREQYIIYGILLFYSLVNMLVIVQNFRDGQKSYLSAVNMGCIVLADLYLLYYVKMADEKRYYENRVKALEQQAKMQYEYYLAQNEKYSQTVRILHDVDKHIRAIENLYGTEREHTAGEYAEAIRSTLAPLIPISYTENPILNILLTDKNAVMQEKGIHSDIKIDNVELSYIEPIDITTIFGNLLDNAIEAAANADGDKYIFIKISAYHKMTVVHIENSCGKVKWKKRMPVSDKGKGRGIGLLNVKQSIDKYDGDLQLKQDGNRFVADLFLNS
- a CDS encoding LytR/AlgR family response regulator transcription factor encodes the protein MQIAICDDEVSMVQILEEKIKKLLPDAVIDKYLSGDELIASGSKPDILFLDIQMPGMDGMETAKMLRQDNENMILIFVTAAEEYVFQAFDVGAFHYLVKPFSDEKLKEVVTKAVHNIKRSSRLEKDEKYIMVQTAGSHIKIFLRDIVYAEVYNRKVIIHTRSTDIEYYGKLQELSDMAGTDFFRTHRAYLVHFKYVEKYDATCVTMKNGTALIAKKNYPEFVRRYLKYNQRKGNEVR
- a CDS encoding GHKL domain-containing protein, whose product is MSLVERCWMITSKFSVIAILIITGICFGVFVYPYMKKKREAALVSIVYIGIMSVLYLIPQQIGNFSAYMLGVVAAFLVMYIQDRRNIYQKIFLAVTFFSIRWLAVAMADRLDDFITKALVFGNTIAGRQWLQYGLYAGTRILDIVLCIVFLAVAIGLINKAYVYKNDEMNVKELVMLIIPSLVGVTGYGILQYYLNIYEKDTGKSLTDTYGFYGALSFVHYFISIIAILVMTTMFQNWKVAQEEQTGQELVLNQVSNMKKHIGEVEKLYQDIRSLRHDMGNHIQMLEHLVAENHMDDAAEYMEHLKKEWNEISPEIKTGSPVIDVILMEKLREAKEKQIRFISDFHYPGDTKLNAFDLSVILNNALDNCMENVSGENPYISISSFRKNSIFMITIKNRYEGELNYKDSDLPETTKSGKEHGIGLHNIRRVARMYMGDISLEQENQEVVLSIMLQVE
- a CDS encoding FlxA-like family protein; translation: MRINGFSGTNTQTGTMGMTQGNDSVSKNIQNQIANAQQKLQDLSSNEEMSLEDKMKKRQEIQQEINNLNQQLRQHQIEQRKEQQSKNSSSMDDMVAGTSNTSKKKDTGLSQASMQAMISADSSMKQAKVQGSMATQIQGRASVLESEIKQDAGKGNTEKKEEELAELQAKAQSATAAQMSTLADANKSVEEAAKAENSNTEDTATKNNTDKSEKTQESAGAAAEETDSVKNTDIKGETQVTVETPTLENAQNATQQAVYTPIDIRL
- a CDS encoding DUF3879 family protein, with the protein product MYGNVQETKNLMSHYESDGDYVNYKVSRD
- a CDS encoding DUF6033 family protein, giving the protein MLENLRGSRNDMDFMVADFENGDNAKDILAQSDKEYTVIFSKEEMEKMASDPKYYAEKMHSIEGALRMSDEINAQFGFERAFGKTNGGVDADTKITKFGISFNSDGTTTFFAQLEKSSASQKEYLEKIQEKKAEEKKRQRKRNSPSKSKYEKLQFRQIQKKNFWIRSKTLTGIPLNRRRIKSAEGLIFQFSEFGTDEIYANMEE